In Calothrix sp. PCC 7507, one DNA window encodes the following:
- a CDS encoding peroxiredoxin: MAIKVGDTAPDFSLPAQDGSTVSLSQFRGQKAVVLYFYPKDDTPGCTAESCAFRDQYEVFKSAGAEVIGVSGDSSASHQQFATKYNLPFTLLSDQGDRIRKLYGATAAFGLFPGRVTYVIDKQGVVQYVFDSMFNFKGHVEEALTKLQGLVSK, encoded by the coding sequence ATGGCAATTAAAGTTGGAGATACTGCTCCCGATTTCTCTCTACCTGCTCAAGATGGCTCGACTGTGAGTCTCTCACAGTTTCGCGGGCAAAAAGCTGTTGTCCTCTATTTTTATCCGAAGGATGACACGCCAGGATGCACGGCGGAATCGTGTGCTTTTCGCGATCAATATGAAGTGTTTAAATCTGCTGGTGCTGAAGTGATTGGCGTGAGTGGTGATTCTAGCGCGTCACATCAGCAATTTGCTACCAAGTACAATTTACCTTTTACTCTCTTGAGTGATCAAGGCGATCGCATACGCAAGCTTTATGGAGCGACTGCGGCTTTTGGTTTGTTCCCAGGGCGAGTTACTTATGTGATTGACAAACAGGGGGTTGTACAGTATGTGTTTGACTCAATGTTCAATTTTAAAGGTCACGTTGAGGAAGCGTTGACAAAGTTACAAGGTTTGGTAAGTAAGTAA
- a CDS encoding response regulator yields MYLAHSFMSDEKKQDSQQPLILAVEDHDDSLLLISYALESLGCRFICQTNSTTTVLVAKEYQPDLIMLDILLPGLNGIQVVRHLKQEPLTRDIPVLAVTALATREDRDRILKAGFNDYISKPYMIEDLEAVIRRLLCGKLKAHTAFELCQE; encoded by the coding sequence ATGTATTTGGCACATTCATTCATGAGTGATGAGAAGAAGCAGGACTCTCAACAGCCTTTAATTTTGGCTGTTGAGGATCATGATGATAGTCTATTGCTGATTAGTTATGCTCTTGAGTCACTTGGCTGCAGATTCATTTGTCAAACAAATAGTACAACGACGGTGCTAGTGGCGAAGGAGTATCAGCCGGACTTAATTATGTTAGATATTTTGTTGCCAGGTCTGAATGGAATCCAAGTGGTGCGTCATCTGAAGCAAGAACCACTGACTAGGGATATTCCTGTATTGGCAGTTACTGCTTTAGCTACTAGGGAAGATCGAGACCGGATTCTGAAGGCAGGTTTTAATGACTACATCAGCAAACCCTATATGATTGAGGATTTAGAAGCTGTAATTCGCCGTTTGCTCTGTGGGAAACTCAAGGCTCACACAGCTTTTGAGTTATGTCAAGAGTAG
- a CDS encoding AAA family ATPase, with protein MNFDDFRNNEGNSANNNRQNLLSSGWRPFHRDFDWRFFGQILFHDTQELTQKGINLASYYADALGRRDYSWWANLLNVASDYTRGELEKFWNYITPDPLTPDNRYKDVLSTETPITQFVSRQSIPIEYVLNRLQEITVLRVLKLLERPDIITQYYSERDFYFPVEKFVNWERLEVINTVYAYWVKYDVWLQIDPYDRGRRQYTLMAKNLAPLINKGTYDLAVMLSGYQSRVGKVHSQFPIRTFPTDIQNFTDTVQQAILNQNQLAVVVHGEPGTGKTAWTQAVAKEILMPLGYVIFILDHDAITNFVPPTYLERICIIINEADNLAQNRAYEVAQYNNRTEHILSLLDGTLYQSVIDESGIQIKQRLVILMTCNTTERLDPAMLRKGRVDLMTEFTQKYV; from the coding sequence ATGAATTTTGATGATTTTAGAAATAACGAAGGCAATTCTGCAAATAACAACCGTCAAAATTTACTTTCCAGTGGCTGGCGACCATTTCACCGTGACTTTGATTGGAGATTTTTTGGTCAAATTCTGTTTCATGACACGCAGGAATTAACCCAAAAAGGTATTAATCTCGCAAGTTATTATGCTGATGCTTTAGGAAGAAGAGATTATAGTTGGTGGGCAAACTTGTTGAATGTCGCTTCAGATTATACTCGTGGCGAATTAGAGAAATTTTGGAACTATATTACCCCAGATCCACTGACACCAGATAACCGTTACAAAGACGTTCTGAGTACAGAAACACCGATTACACAATTTGTTAGCCGTCAGAGTATTCCCATTGAATATGTACTAAACCGACTGCAAGAAATTACTGTATTACGAGTTTTAAAATTATTAGAACGCCCTGATATTATTACACAGTATTACTCTGAAAGAGACTTTTATTTTCCCGTAGAAAAGTTTGTCAATTGGGAACGATTAGAAGTTATTAATACTGTTTATGCTTACTGGGTTAAATATGATGTTTGGTTACAAATTGACCCTTACGATCGCGGGCGACGACAATATACTTTAATGGCGAAAAATCTCGCGCCTCTCATTAATAAAGGGACTTATGATTTAGCAGTCATGTTAAGTGGATATCAAAGTCGTGTAGGCAAAGTGCATAGTCAATTCCCAATCCGCACATTTCCTACAGATATTCAAAACTTTACTGACACAGTACAGCAGGCAATTCTCAATCAAAATCAATTAGCTGTGGTGGTACATGGAGAACCGGGTACAGGTAAAACAGCATGGACTCAGGCTGTAGCCAAAGAGATTCTCATGCCCTTGGGGTATGTAATTTTTATTTTGGATCATGATGCCATCACTAACTTTGTGCCACCCACCTATTTAGAGCGGATTTGCATCATTATCAATGAGGCTGATAACTTAGCTCAAAATCGTGCTTATGAAGTAGCGCAATACAACAACAGAACAGAGCATATTTTGAGTTTGCTAGATGGAACTTTATACCAAAGTGTAATTGACGAATCTGGGATTCAGATTAAACAGCGTTTAGTTATCTTGATGACTTGCAATACGACGGAACGATTAGATCCAGCAATGCTACGTAAAGGAAGGGTAGATTTGATGACTGAGTTTACCCAGAAGTATGTTTAG
- a CDS encoding hybrid sensor histidine kinase/response regulator yields MEETLKILVVDDDEVDRMTVRRALTKAGVQMELSEVGNGNDAISALANTNYDCVFLDYRLPDQDGLTLIHKLRSSEIKIPLVVLTGQGDEQIAVELMKAGATDYLSKSRVSSETLAQVLRHALRVHHAEMQVALANQQLRESHELLMRKNQELERQRQQIHLQNLKLLEASRLKSQFLATMSHELRTPMNAIIGFSQILLRPKFGQLTNQQTDMVERILNNGKNLLMLLNEVLDFSRLETGRLELKPELFDLSKVINSTVAEMRSLLEAKKLSLVVQTDLENPLVFNDSVRVRQILVNLLSNAIKFTDSGGIWVEVSELPGNRVAIAVRDTGIGIAAKDFKYIFEAFRQVDQSITRKYPGTGLGLAIIDSLVRMMGGKIILESQLGVGSMFKIELPRQVKLPTTGGDNPALYLDNDEIFCSTQNPHQPHPQSTNKAPVGYPNFKL; encoded by the coding sequence ATGGAAGAAACGCTGAAAATTTTGGTTGTAGACGACGATGAAGTCGATCGCATGACTGTCCGTCGAGCCTTGACTAAGGCAGGTGTACAGATGGAATTGTCGGAGGTAGGAAATGGCAATGATGCTATCTCCGCTCTTGCGAATACCAACTATGACTGCGTTTTCCTCGACTATCGTTTACCAGATCAGGATGGTTTGACTCTGATTCACAAGCTACGCTCTTCAGAAATTAAAATTCCTTTAGTAGTCCTCACTGGTCAAGGAGATGAACAAATCGCTGTAGAGTTGATGAAAGCTGGTGCTACAGACTACCTCTCTAAATCTAGAGTCTCCTCAGAAACACTAGCCCAGGTTTTGCGACATGCACTGCGGGTACACCATGCAGAAATGCAAGTAGCTTTAGCAAATCAGCAACTCCGAGAAAGTCATGAACTTCTCATGCGGAAAAATCAAGAACTAGAAAGACAAAGACAACAGATTCATCTGCAAAACTTGAAGCTATTGGAGGCGTCTCGGTTAAAATCACAGTTTTTAGCCACTATGTCTCACGAGTTGCGAACACCGATGAACGCGATTATTGGGTTCTCCCAGATTTTGTTGCGTCCCAAATTTGGTCAACTTACCAATCAGCAAACAGATATGGTTGAGCGTATCCTGAACAATGGTAAGAACCTGCTGATGTTGTTAAACGAAGTTCTCGATTTTTCCCGGTTAGAAACAGGACGATTAGAATTAAAGCCAGAATTATTTGATCTATCAAAAGTCATCAATAGCACTGTCGCCGAAATGCGTTCTTTACTAGAGGCAAAAAAGCTATCTTTGGTAGTGCAAACAGACTTAGAAAATCCTTTAGTCTTTAATGATTCAGTTCGTGTACGACAAATTTTAGTTAACCTCCTCTCCAACGCTATTAAATTTACAGACTCTGGGGGGATTTGGGTGGAAGTCAGCGAACTTCCTGGTAATCGAGTAGCGATCGCAGTTCGGGATACAGGTATTGGTATAGCTGCTAAAGATTTTAAATATATTTTTGAAGCCTTCCGACAAGTCGATCAGAGCATCACCCGCAAATATCCCGGCACAGGACTGGGTTTAGCAATTATCGATTCGCTAGTGCGAATGATGGGCGGCAAAATAATTCTCGAAAGTCAATTGGGGGTTGGTTCTATGTTTAAAATTGAGTTGCCACGTCAGGTAAAATTACCAACTACAGGCGGCGATAATCCAGCTTTATACTTGGATAACGATGAGATTTTCTGCTCTACTCAGAACCCTCATCAGCCTCATCCTCAATCTACTAATAAAGCACCCGTCGGTTATCCCAACTTCAAACTATAA
- the hpf gene encoding ribosome hibernation-promoting factor, HPF/YfiA family: MKLVIHGKNIEITDAIREYVHQKIEKAVNHFQNITNEVDVHLSVARNPRINTRQAAEVTIYANGSVIRAEESSENLYASIDLVADKIARQLRKYKERRQDKITQSPPTTDVLVPEPVAADLIGDRTPELPNEVVRTKYFSMPPMTLAEALEQLQLVGHDFYMFHNAETGEINVIYERNHGGYGVIQPRQNNGHTNGHSNGKNGKAVQANIIMPEKSHSNKT; the protein is encoded by the coding sequence ATGAAGCTTGTCATCCACGGCAAAAATATTGAAATCACCGATGCAATTCGGGAATATGTGCATCAAAAAATAGAAAAGGCAGTTAACCACTTTCAGAACATCACCAATGAAGTAGATGTTCACCTTAGCGTAGCCCGCAATCCCCGAATTAATACTAGACAAGCGGCTGAAGTCACTATTTATGCAAATGGTAGCGTCATTCGTGCTGAGGAAAGCAGCGAAAACTTATACGCAAGTATTGACTTGGTTGCAGATAAAATTGCTCGTCAACTGCGTAAATATAAGGAAAGGCGACAAGATAAAATCACTCAGTCTCCACCCACAACAGATGTATTAGTCCCAGAACCAGTAGCAGCCGATTTAATAGGCGATCGCACTCCCGAACTACCCAACGAGGTCGTCCGCACCAAATACTTTTCCATGCCACCTATGACTCTGGCAGAAGCCTTAGAACAGCTGCAACTAGTCGGACATGACTTTTATATGTTCCACAACGCAGAAACCGGAGAAATCAACGTCATTTATGAACGCAACCACGGCGGTTATGGTGTAATTCAACCCCGCCAAAACAATGGCCACACCAACGGCCATAGCAACGGCAAAAACGGTAAAGCAGTCCAAGCTAATATCATCATGCCAGAAAAGTCACACTCCAATAAAACCTAA
- a CDS encoding lipid-A-disaccharide synthase-related protein codes for MNDVSQLSLASNPQSTSSRLQLLVLSNGHGEDIIAVRILQELQQQANPPDICALPLVGEGRAYQQLNIPLIGAVRAMPSGGFIYMDGGRQLVRDVRGGLLQLTLSQIQAVRRWVKYQQQLGNQSAILAVGDIIPLLFATFSGANYAFVGTAKSEYYVRDEVGLIPRKTKGASWENFSGSIYHPWERWLMSRRRCQAVFPRDTLTTNFLKKWPIPAFDLGNPMMDGLEATFPTQRFYSADIQQQEITRPLIVTLLPGSRPPEAYRNWELILVAVSALIASFRERDSVFHTSGTLVFLGAIAPGLDSNILCQTLKIQGWRPDSESPIALDDANALIFKQKNAYLIVTQQAYNNCLHLADLAIAMAGTATEQFVGLGKPAIAIPGHGPQYNPSFAEAQSRLLGPSLILVDQPGKVAKVVQSLFKNPDSLQLIAHNGLQRMGKPGAARRIADCLQEKLGMGNRE; via the coding sequence ATGAATGATGTATCCCAGTTATCCCTAGCATCTAACCCTCAATCCACCTCTTCCCGTTTGCAGTTGCTCGTTTTAAGCAATGGACATGGAGAGGATATCATTGCTGTGCGGATTTTGCAGGAACTCCAGCAACAAGCAAACCCACCAGATATCTGTGCTTTACCATTGGTAGGTGAAGGACGTGCTTATCAACAGTTGAATATTCCCCTCATCGGTGCGGTACGCGCTATGCCTTCTGGTGGTTTTATTTATATGGATGGGGGACGCCAGCTTGTTAGAGATGTCCGTGGCGGTTTATTACAACTTACCCTGAGTCAGATTCAAGCTGTACGTCGTTGGGTCAAATATCAACAACAATTAGGTAATCAAAGCGCTATCTTAGCCGTGGGAGATATCATACCGCTGTTGTTTGCAACTTTCAGTGGTGCTAATTATGCTTTTGTTGGTACGGCGAAATCAGAGTATTATGTGCGAGATGAAGTCGGTTTAATACCACGTAAAACTAAAGGTGCTAGTTGGGAAAACTTTTCTGGTTCTATTTACCATCCTTGGGAACGATGGTTGATGAGTCGCCGCCGTTGTCAGGCGGTGTTCCCTAGGGATACATTAACGACAAATTTTTTAAAAAAATGGCCAATTCCGGCTTTTGATTTGGGTAATCCGATGATGGATGGTTTGGAGGCGACGTTTCCCACCCAACGCTTTTATAGTGCGGATATTCAACAGCAAGAAATAACTCGGCCTCTGATTGTGACGCTGCTTCCTGGTTCTCGTCCACCAGAGGCCTATAGGAATTGGGAATTAATTTTGGTGGCGGTGTCTGCATTGATAGCTAGTTTTCGGGAGCGCGATTCTGTCTTTCACACTTCTGGTACATTGGTGTTTTTAGGGGCGATCGCTCCCGGTTTGGATAGCAATATTTTATGTCAAACTTTGAAAATCCAAGGCTGGCGACCTGATTCAGAGTCTCCTATTGCACTTGATGATGCGAATGCTTTGATATTTAAACAAAAAAACGCCTATTTAATAGTGACGCAACAAGCCTATAACAACTGCTTGCATTTGGCAGATTTAGCGATCGCTATGGCAGGGACAGCAACAGAGCAATTTGTGGGTTTAGGAAAACCGGCGATCGCCATTCCAGGTCATGGCCCCCAATATAATCCCAGCTTCGCTGAAGCTCAAAGCCGTCTTTTAGGCCCATCCCTAATTTTAGTAGACCAGCCAGGAAAAGTTGCCAAAGTCGTGCAATCACTATTCAAAAATCCTGACAGCTTACAACTAATTGCTCACAATGGTTTACAGCGCATGGGTAAACCAGGAGCCGCAAGACGAATTGCTGATTGTTTGCAGGAAAAATTAGGTATGGGGAATAGGGAATAG
- a CDS encoding cell wall metabolism sensor histidine kinase WalK: protein MSVVANSKIDRILAVDDTKDNLILVQTILESEGYEVDLAENGIAALEYVAQSPPDLILLDVMMPGMDGYEVTRRIRNNPEIKSYIPILLITAFHEASVAEGLDAEADDFIRKPFDTDELSARVRSLLRLKHSLDEQQKMTRQREDFVSRLTHDLRTPLVAADRMLTLFLEETFCKISPEMKQAISVMIRSNQNLTQMVNTLLEVSRFEAGKKTLNWESCNLREIAQEVVSELSPLASEKNLTLKLDVHQLDKQGETAGFLMGDPLEFRRVLNNLLGNAIKFTDTGGVEIRIFEQSANPTDQNWLTIEVADTGYGIAPEDQTTIFERFRQGRNKRSGSGLGLHLSSRIVEAHGGKIEVTSELGRGSIFTVRLPKET, encoded by the coding sequence ATGTCTGTTGTCGCAAATTCTAAGATTGATCGTATTCTCGCCGTTGATGATACTAAAGACAATCTCATTTTAGTGCAAACAATTTTAGAGAGTGAGGGTTATGAGGTTGACTTAGCAGAAAATGGCATAGCAGCTTTAGAATATGTCGCCCAATCTCCACCCGACCTGATTCTCCTAGATGTGATGATGCCAGGTATGGATGGCTACGAAGTCACACGCCGCATCCGCAATAATCCTGAGATTAAAAGCTATATTCCCATTTTGCTGATCACTGCTTTTCATGAAGCTAGTGTGGCTGAAGGTTTAGACGCTGAGGCTGACGATTTTATTCGCAAACCATTTGACACTGACGAATTATCCGCCAGAGTGCGATCGCTTTTGCGCCTGAAACATAGTCTTGACGAACAACAAAAAATGACCCGTCAGCGAGAAGACTTTGTTTCACGTCTCACCCACGATTTGCGGACTCCCCTAGTAGCCGCAGACAGGATGCTCACTTTATTTCTGGAAGAAACTTTCTGCAAGATTTCACCAGAAATGAAGCAAGCCATCAGTGTCATGATTCGCAGTAACCAAAACTTGACCCAGATGGTCAATACCCTCCTTGAAGTCTCTCGCTTTGAAGCAGGTAAAAAAACATTAAACTGGGAAAGTTGCAATCTACGAGAAATAGCTCAAGAAGTAGTCAGCGAACTATCTCCCCTTGCTAGTGAGAAAAATTTAACACTCAAACTAGATGTCCATCAATTAGACAAACAAGGAGAAACAGCTGGTTTCTTAATGGGTGACCCCTTAGAATTTCGCCGAGTTTTGAACAACCTACTCGGTAATGCCATTAAATTTACAGATACAGGAGGTGTAGAAATTCGCATTTTTGAACAATCAGCTAATCCTACAGATCAAAATTGGCTCACAATTGAAGTTGCAGATACAGGATATGGCATTGCTCCAGAAGATCAGACAACTATTTTTGAGCGATTCCGCCAAGGTAGAAATAAACGTTCCGGTAGTGGCTTAGGATTACATCTATCAAGCAGAATTGTAGAAGCACATGGTGGCAAAATTGAAGTCACTTCCGAACTAGGTCGAGGTAGCATCTTTACAGTCCGACTACCCAAGGAAACATAA
- a CDS encoding amino acid ABC transporter ATP-binding protein, with translation MNNSTPAIAFENIEKSFGPLKVLKGISGEINRGEVIAVIGSSGCGKSTLLRCFNRLESINGGRLVVNGIDLSRTLNNYHQLRQLRTQVGMVFQQFNLFPHLSVLENLTLAPRKVLGKTPKESAQLAGLYLEKVGLFDKASAYPEQLSGGQKQRVAIARSLCMNPQIMLFDEPTSALDPELVGEVLQVMQQLAAEGMTMVVVTHEMQFAREVAHRVIFMDQGLIAEQGSAHEVLTNPTSDRLRSFLSRLNRE, from the coding sequence ATGAATAATTCTACCCCGGCGATCGCTTTTGAAAATATCGAAAAAAGCTTTGGTCCTCTCAAAGTTCTCAAAGGAATTAGTGGTGAAATCAACCGGGGAGAAGTCATTGCGGTGATTGGTTCTTCTGGCTGTGGTAAAAGTACCTTACTACGTTGCTTTAATCGATTGGAAAGCATTAACGGTGGACGATTAGTAGTCAATGGAATCGACTTGTCCAGAACCCTGAATAACTATCATCAACTACGGCAGCTAAGAACACAAGTAGGGATGGTCTTTCAGCAATTTAACTTGTTTCCCCATCTCAGTGTACTGGAGAATTTGACGCTCGCACCGCGTAAAGTTTTGGGAAAAACGCCGAAGGAAAGTGCCCAACTAGCGGGATTATATCTCGAAAAAGTCGGTCTTTTTGATAAGGCCTCTGCTTATCCTGAGCAACTTTCTGGTGGACAAAAACAGCGTGTAGCGATCGCCCGCAGTTTATGTATGAATCCTCAGATTATGCTGTTTGATGAACCTACCAGCGCCCTAGATCCAGAACTCGTAGGTGAAGTTTTGCAAGTGATGCAGCAATTAGCTGCAGAGGGGATGACGATGGTAGTTGTCACCCACGAAATGCAATTTGCCAGAGAAGTCGCCCATCGTGTGATCTTTATGGATCAAGGCTTGATAGCCGAACAAGGTTCAGCACACGAAGTGTTGACAAATCCAACAAGCGATCGCTTACGTTCTTTTCTCAGTCGTCTTAATAGGGAATAG
- a CDS encoding acyltransferase family protein, whose product MRLTSLDVFRGITIAAMILVNMVGVADDKYPLLDHAEWNGCTPTDLVFPFFLFIVGVAMTFSLSKYTEGNKPNSSVYWRILRRAAILLALGLLLNGFWNKGVWTFDLSSIRLMGVLQRISLSYLVASVTVLNLPRKGQWILAAVLLIGYWLTMMYLPVPGHGAGVLTREGNLGAYIDRLIIPKAHLYKGDKFNFMGDPEGLFSTIPAIVSVLAGYFAGLWIRSQPVRSRTSIGLALFGIGCLIIGWAWGWTFPINKKLWTSSYVVFSSGWALLLLAACYELIEVRLIRRWSKPFEIMGLNAIALFVASVLLIKVLAKTNIGTGETAPSTYNWIYQNVFASWAGTFNGSLLFGIVTVLFWLLVGVFMYRQRWFIKV is encoded by the coding sequence ATGCGCCTGACTTCTCTTGATGTTTTTCGCGGCATCACAATCGCTGCTATGATTCTCGTCAATATGGTGGGAGTCGCGGATGATAAATATCCGCTTTTAGACCATGCTGAATGGAACGGCTGTACACCCACGGACTTAGTATTTCCCTTCTTTCTATTCATTGTCGGTGTAGCAATGACTTTCTCTTTGTCAAAGTATACCGAAGGTAATAAACCTAATTCTTCTGTTTATTGGCGGATTTTACGCCGCGCCGCAATTCTGTTGGCGTTGGGTTTATTACTCAACGGTTTTTGGAATAAAGGTGTGTGGACTTTTGACTTAAGTAGCATTCGCTTGATGGGAGTGTTGCAGCGGATTAGCTTGAGCTATTTAGTCGCCTCTGTTACAGTTCTCAACCTACCACGTAAAGGACAATGGATACTGGCTGCAGTGTTACTCATTGGTTACTGGTTGACGATGATGTATCTACCAGTTCCCGGTCATGGTGCGGGAGTTCTGACACGGGAAGGCAATTTAGGGGCTTATATTGACCGCTTGATTATACCCAAAGCGCATCTATATAAGGGGGATAAATTTAACTTTATGGGAGATCCAGAGGGACTGTTTAGCACTATTCCCGCTATAGTTAGCGTCCTGGCTGGATACTTTGCAGGATTGTGGATACGATCGCAACCAGTGAGATCGCGCACAAGTATAGGATTAGCATTATTTGGCATTGGTTGCTTAATTATTGGTTGGGCTTGGGGGTGGACATTTCCCATTAACAAAAAGTTGTGGACGAGTTCTTATGTTGTTTTTAGCAGTGGTTGGGCTTTGTTGCTGCTAGCTGCTTGCTACGAACTGATCGAAGTGCGGCTGATCCGACGTTGGAGTAAGCCTTTTGAAATTATGGGACTAAATGCGATCGCTCTTTTTGTTGCTTCTGTCTTGCTAATTAAAGTTTTAGCTAAAACCAATATCGGCACTGGAGAAACTGCACCCAGTACTTACAATTGGATTTATCAAAATGTTTTCGCATCTTGGGCGGGTACGTTCAATGGTTCGCTCTTATTTGGCATCGTCACCGTTCTGTTCTGGTTATTAGTCGGCGTCTTCATGTATCGACAACGCTGGTTTATTAAAGTTTAA
- the lipB gene encoding lipoyl(octanoyl) transferase LipB, with product MIRSSESQKYNCLLYNQGLIPYLEAWEWQRSLLGDRIRNPSLDDVLILLEHPPVYTLGQGASPEFLKFNPDEIPYEVHRVERGGEVTYHCPGQLVGYPILNLQRYRQDLHWYLRQLEEVLIRVLAVYGLQGERIAAFTGVWVEGRKVAAIGIKVSRWITMHGFALNVCPEMSGFQQIVPCGITDKPVGSLAEWIPGITCEEVRSHVAQSFAGVFGVEFINSLRV from the coding sequence ATGATCCGTAGTTCTGAGTCGCAAAAATATAATTGTTTGTTATATAACCAAGGATTAATACCTTACTTAGAGGCGTGGGAATGGCAACGATCGCTTTTGGGCGATCGCATTCGTAATCCCAGCCTGGATGACGTGTTAATCTTGCTAGAGCATCCTCCCGTCTACACTTTGGGACAAGGCGCTAGTCCAGAATTTCTCAAATTCAACCCGGATGAAATTCCTTACGAGGTACACAGAGTTGAACGAGGCGGTGAAGTCACATACCATTGTCCTGGTCAACTAGTAGGGTATCCAATTTTAAATCTGCAACGTTATCGCCAGGATCTGCATTGGTATTTGCGCCAACTAGAAGAAGTTTTAATTCGCGTCTTAGCTGTTTACGGGTTACAGGGGGAAAGGATTGCAGCTTTTACTGGCGTGTGGGTAGAAGGACGGAAAGTAGCGGCTATTGGGATTAAAGTCAGCCGTTGGATTACCATGCATGGCTTTGCACTAAACGTCTGTCCCGAAATGTCAGGCTTTCAACAAATTGTACCGTGCGGGATTACTGATAAGCCTGTAGGCAGTTTAGCCGAATGGATTCCAGGTATCACTTGTGAAGAAGTACGTTCTCATGTAGCACAATCCTTTGCTGGAGTGTTTGGCGTCGAATTTATTAATTCACTGCGTGTATAA